A stretch of the Rhizomicrobium sp. genome encodes the following:
- the tyrS gene encoding tyrosine--tRNA ligase, giving the protein MPAAPQFRSDFLRTFVERGAYYDCSQPDDLDALFARERVTAYIGFDCTAKSMHIGNLVQLMTLRRLQQAGHRPILLMGGGTTKAGDPSGKDETRLILTPEQIEANKQSMLGGVKHLLKFGDGPTDAIMVDNAEWLDKLEYIPFLREVGKHFSVNRMLTMESVKLRLDREQPMSFLEFNYSIMQAYDYVELYKRYGCRLQSSGSDQWGNVVSGIDLGRRMEGAQLFALSTPLITTSSGAKMGKSVSGAVWLNKEMLSVYDYWQFWRNTEDGDVGRFLRLFTDMPPDEIARLEALQGAELNEAKKILATEATAVLHGRAAADEAAETARRTFEEGALAEGLPTFTLALPDGVLNLAVATGLAASNSEARKLITNGGLRLNDVAVSDPRLQIDAGALTADGVLKLSSGKKKHVLVRPQ; this is encoded by the coding sequence ATGCCCGCCGCGCCGCAATTCCGCTCCGACTTCCTCCGCACCTTCGTGGAGCGCGGCGCCTATTACGACTGCTCGCAGCCCGACGACCTCGATGCGTTGTTCGCGCGCGAGCGGGTGACCGCCTATATCGGCTTCGACTGCACCGCCAAGTCGATGCATATCGGCAACCTGGTGCAGCTCATGACGCTGCGCCGGCTGCAGCAGGCCGGGCACCGGCCGATCCTGCTGATGGGCGGCGGCACGACCAAGGCCGGCGATCCCTCCGGCAAGGACGAGACGCGGCTGATCCTGACCCCGGAGCAGATCGAGGCCAACAAGCAGTCGATGCTGGGCGGGGTGAAGCACCTGCTCAAATTCGGCGACGGACCGACGGACGCGATCATGGTCGACAACGCGGAATGGCTCGACAAGCTCGAATACATTCCGTTCCTGCGCGAGGTCGGCAAGCATTTCTCGGTCAACCGCATGCTGACGATGGAGAGCGTGAAGCTGCGGCTCGACCGCGAGCAGCCGATGTCGTTCCTCGAGTTCAACTACTCGATCATGCAGGCCTATGACTATGTCGAGCTCTACAAGCGCTATGGCTGCCGGCTGCAGTCCAGCGGCTCGGACCAGTGGGGCAATGTCGTGTCGGGCATCGACCTGGGCCGCCGTATGGAAGGCGCGCAGCTCTTCGCGCTGTCGACGCCGCTGATCACGACGTCCTCGGGCGCCAAGATGGGCAAGAGCGTCTCGGGCGCGGTGTGGCTGAACAAGGAGATGCTCAGCGTCTACGACTATTGGCAGTTCTGGCGCAACACCGAGGACGGCGATGTCGGCCGCTTCCTGCGGCTGTTCACCGACATGCCCCCGGACGAGATCGCGCGGCTGGAGGCGCTGCAGGGCGCCGAGCTGAACGAGGCGAAGAAGATCCTCGCCACCGAGGCGACGGCGGTGCTGCACGGCCGCGCCGCGGCGGACGAGGCGGCGGAGACGGCGCGGCGGACCTTCGAGGAAGGCGCGCTGGCGGAAGGGTTGCCGACCTTCACGCTGGCGTTGCCCGACGGGGTGCTGAACCTCGCCGTGGCGACGGGGCTGGCGGCGTCGAACTCCGAAGCGCGCAAGCTGATCACCAATGGCGGGCTCAGGCTGAACGACGTCGCGGTGAGCGATCCCCGGCTGCAGATCGATGCCGGCGCGCTGACCGCGGATGGCGTGCTGAAGCTGTCGAGCGGCAAGAAGAAGCATGTGCTGGTGAGGCCGCAATAG
- a CDS encoding SUF system Fe-S cluster assembly protein, whose translation MNDTPNKADFANPGSALSAEVLEDFTQKLVTALKSVYDPEIPVDIYELGLIYKVDVADNMDVTVDMTLTAPGCPVAGEMPGMVKDALMGVDGIGEVTVNMTFDPPWTPERMSEEAKLELNMY comes from the coding sequence ATGAACGACACCCCCAACAAGGCCGATTTCGCCAATCCCGGTTCCGCGCTCAGCGCCGAGGTGCTGGAGGATTTCACCCAGAAGCTCGTGACCGCACTGAAATCGGTCTACGACCCCGAGATCCCGGTGGACATCTACGAACTCGGTCTTATCTACAAGGTGGACGTGGCGGACAACATGGACGTCACCGTGGACATGACGCTGACCGCGCCGGGTTGCCCGGTGGCCGGCGAGATGCCCGGCATGGTAAAAGACGCGCTGATGGGCGTGGACGGCATCGGCGAGGTCACCGTGAACATGACCTTCGATCCGCCCTGGACCCCCGAACGGATGAGCGAAGAAGCCAAACTCGAACTGAACATGTACTAG
- a CDS encoding Rrf2 family transcriptional regulator, with the protein MRLSTKGRYAVMAMADLAQHEAANKPVSLADIAQRQEISLSYLEQLFAKLRRGGLVKSVRGPGGGYRLSRPAAETRIADVIVAVDEPIAATRCKPGTAKGCTNAGARCVTHDLWEELGRQIHVFLSSVSLADVVEKRVLGRSQPCTLVASSEPAPQPSQQHEEAA; encoded by the coding sequence ATGCGCCTAAGCACCAAGGGACGTTATGCCGTGATGGCGATGGCCGATCTGGCCCAGCATGAGGCGGCCAACAAGCCCGTCTCGCTGGCCGATATCGCCCAGCGCCAGGAGATTTCACTCTCTTATCTCGAGCAGCTTTTCGCCAAGCTCCGCCGCGGCGGACTGGTCAAGAGCGTGCGCGGCCCCGGCGGCGGCTACCGTCTCAGCCGCCCGGCCGCCGAGACCCGCATCGCCGACGTCATCGTCGCGGTGGACGAGCCGATCGCCGCCACGCGTTGCAAGCCGGGCACCGCCAAGGGCTGCACCAATGCCGGCGCGCGCTGCGTGACCCATGACCTCTGGGAAGAGCTCGGGCGCCAGATCCATGTCTTCCTCTCCTCGGTCTCGCTGGCCGATGTCGTGGAGAAGCGCGTTCTGGGCCGCAGCCAGCCCTGCACGCTGGTCGCCAGCAGCGAGCCGGCGCCGCAGCCGTCGCAGCAGCACGAAGAAGCGGCCTGA
- the sufD gene encoding Fe-S cluster assembly protein SufD — MNANAHWLDERRAEAANRFAALGLPHRRIEDWKYSDLKSALDGANDDGAVAWTVGTLPEGVELFDLSNASAAPDWVKAHLGTLPQNAMASASLAQARTGFALRAPKGRAIAQPLSLTFAGHGTVRGLVVLEDGAALTLIEIGPGVGISNLGVEIVVGANAQLTHIRMAPHAGAAVQVEEYAATIARDGRYCAHLFNGGSKLSRAEFQIALAGTGASAHLSGVSVLGDGAHADVTTHIVHAVGHTTSTQLFKHVAGGKSRAVYQGRITVEQGADKSDSRQTAKALLMGERAEADLKPELEIFADDVKCAHGAAVGDLDANSLFYLRARGIPEAEARNMLVRAFLEEAVDEIADETIRASVWQAVEDALPKAMQP; from the coding sequence ATGAACGCGAACGCGCATTGGCTCGACGAACGCCGCGCGGAAGCCGCCAACCGCTTCGCCGCGCTTGGGCTACCGCATCGCCGGATCGAGGATTGGAAATATTCCGACCTGAAGTCCGCGCTTGACGGCGCCAATGACGATGGTGCCGTGGCCTGGACTGTCGGCACATTGCCGGAGGGCGTGGAGTTGTTCGACCTGTCGAACGCGTCGGCCGCGCCGGACTGGGTGAAGGCGCATCTGGGCACGCTGCCGCAGAACGCGATGGCCTCGGCCTCGCTGGCCCAGGCGCGCACCGGCTTCGCCCTGCGCGCCCCGAAAGGCCGCGCGATAGCGCAGCCGCTGTCGCTGACCTTCGCCGGTCACGGCACAGTGCGCGGCCTCGTCGTGCTGGAAGACGGCGCGGCGTTGACGCTCATCGAGATCGGTCCCGGCGTCGGCATCTCCAATCTCGGCGTTGAGATCGTGGTCGGCGCCAACGCGCAGCTCACGCATATCCGCATGGCGCCCCATGCCGGTGCCGCCGTCCAGGTCGAGGAATACGCCGCGACCATCGCCCGCGACGGCCGCTACTGCGCCCATCTCTTCAACGGCGGCAGCAAGCTCAGCCGCGCCGAATTCCAGATCGCGCTGGCCGGCACAGGCGCGAGCGCGCACCTTTCCGGCGTCTCGGTGCTGGGCGACGGCGCCCATGCCGACGTGACCACGCATATCGTGCATGCGGTCGGCCACACGACCAGCACCCAGCTCTTCAAGCACGTCGCCGGCGGCAAGTCGCGCGCGGTCTACCAGGGCCGCATCACGGTGGAGCAGGGCGCCGACAAGTCGGATTCCCGTCAGACCGCGAAGGCCCTGCTGATGGGCGAGCGCGCCGAGGCCGACCTGAAGCCCGAGCTCGAGATCTTCGCGGACGACGTCAAATGCGCCCATGGCGCCGCGGTCGGCGACCTCGACGCCAATTCGCTGTTCTACCTGCGCGCCCGCGGCATCCCGGAGGCCGAAGCCCGCAACATGCTGGTCCGCGCCTTCCTCGAAGAGGCGGTCGACGAGATCGCCGATGAGACGATCCGCGCCTCGGTCTGGCAGGCCGTGGAGGACGCACTGCCCAAGGCGATGCAGCCATGA
- a CDS encoding iron-sulfur cluster assembly accessory protein has translation MTTTQTTTPSKSRRERPKAVRLTDSAAARIRDIMADAEGKYQGVRVGVTNGGCAGMAYTMDYAEDMRPLDEVVEDKGVKIFIEPKAILFLIGTEMDFVTEKFGARFVFNNPNQTAACGCGESVSITPATV, from the coding sequence ATGACCACGACGCAGACCACCACGCCTTCCAAATCCCGCCGCGAGCGCCCCAAAGCCGTGCGCCTCACCGACTCCGCCGCCGCGCGCATTCGCGACATCATGGCCGACGCCGAGGGCAAATATCAGGGCGTGCGCGTCGGCGTCACCAATGGGGGCTGCGCCGGCATGGCCTACACGATGGACTATGCCGAGGACATGCGTCCGCTGGACGAGGTCGTCGAGGACAAGGGCGTGAAGATCTTCATCGAGCCCAAGGCGATCCTGTTCCTGATCGGGACCGAGATGGATTTCGTCACCGAGAAATTCGGCGCCCGTTTCGTGTTCAACAATCCGAATCAGACCGCCGCCTGCGGCTGCGGCGAAAGCGTGAGCATCACGCCGGCGACGGTTTGA
- a CDS encoding SUF system NifU family Fe-S cluster assembly protein: MDDSLRELYQDVILDHSKHPRHFGKLDGATNAAQGHNPLCGDRVTVQLLVDANDRIADIMFEGKGCAISQASASLMTDMIVGRTVAEAEKLMGGFLNLVKGEDVEGLNEDDRERLDVMAGVSAFPMRVKCATLAWHTMKSALEGGAAAISA, from the coding sequence ATGGACGACTCCCTCCGCGAGCTCTATCAGGACGTGATCCTCGATCACTCCAAGCATCCGCGCCATTTCGGCAAGCTGGATGGCGCCACCAACGCGGCACAGGGCCACAACCCGCTCTGCGGCGACCGTGTCACGGTGCAGCTGCTGGTCGACGCGAACGACCGCATCGCCGACATCATGTTCGAGGGCAAGGGCTGCGCCATCAGCCAGGCCTCGGCCTCGCTGATGACCGACATGATCGTCGGCCGCACGGTCGCCGAGGCCGAAAAGCTCATGGGCGGCTTCCTCAACCTGGTGAAGGGCGAGGACGTCGAGGGCCTCAACGAGGATGATCGCGAGCGCCTCGACGTGATGGCCGGCGTCTCGGCGTTCCCGATGCGCGTCAAATGCGCGACTCTTGCCTGGCACACGATGAAATCGGCATTGGAGGGCGGCGCGGCCGCCATATCGGCATGA
- the sufB gene encoding Fe-S cluster assembly protein SufB, whose protein sequence is MSVARETKEQVAEIGEKYKYGFVTDIEMERAPKGLSEDTVKYISAKKGEPEWMLDWRLGAFARWKEMREPNWARVHYPKIDYQNSYYYAAPKNTPLKQSLDEVDPKLLETYKKLGIPLHEQMALAGVAVDAVFDSVSVATTFKAKLNEAGVIFCPISEAIRDYPDLVKKYLGTVVPVTDNFFATLNSAVFSDGTFVYVPKGVRCPMELSTYFRINASETGQFERTLIVADEGSYVSYLEGCTAPKRDENQLHAAVVELVALEGAEIKYSTVQNWYPGDENGLGGIFNFVTKRGDCRGDRSKISWTQVETGSAITWKYPSCILRGNDTVGEFYSIAIANNFQQADTGTKMIHLGKNTRSRIISKGISAGKAQNTYRGLVSVHPKASNARNYTQCDSLLIGGKCGAHTVPYIESRNPSARIEHEATTSKIAEDQLFYCLQRGIPQEEAVALIVNGFCKEVLQQLPMEFAVEAQKLVGISLEGSVG, encoded by the coding sequence ATGTCCGTCGCCCGCGAAACCAAGGAACAGGTCGCCGAGATCGGCGAGAAATACAAATACGGCTTCGTCACCGACATCGAGATGGAGCGCGCCCCCAAGGGTCTCTCCGAAGACACGGTGAAGTACATCTCCGCCAAGAAGGGCGAGCCCGAATGGATGCTCGACTGGCGCCTCGGCGCCTTCGCGCGCTGGAAGGAGATGCGCGAGCCGAACTGGGCCCGCGTCCACTACCCGAAGATCGACTACCAGAACTCCTATTACTACGCCGCGCCCAAGAACACGCCGCTCAAGCAGAGCCTCGACGAGGTCGACCCCAAGCTGCTCGAGACCTACAAGAAGCTCGGCATTCCGCTGCACGAGCAGATGGCGCTCGCCGGCGTCGCGGTGGATGCGGTGTTCGATAGCGTCTCCGTCGCCACGACCTTCAAGGCCAAGCTCAACGAAGCCGGCGTGATCTTCTGCCCGATCTCGGAAGCCATCCGCGACTATCCCGACCTGGTGAAGAAGTACCTCGGCACCGTCGTGCCGGTGACCGACAATTTCTTCGCGACGCTGAACTCCGCGGTGTTCTCCGACGGCACCTTCGTCTATGTCCCCAAGGGCGTGCGCTGCCCGATGGAGCTCAGCACTTATTTCCGCATCAACGCGTCCGAGACCGGCCAGTTCGAGCGCACCCTGATCGTCGCCGACGAAGGCTCCTACGTCTCCTATCTCGAAGGCTGCACCGCGCCCAAGCGCGACGAGAACCAGCTCCATGCCGCCGTGGTCGAGCTCGTGGCGCTCGAAGGCGCCGAGATCAAGTACTCCACGGTGCAGAACTGGTACCCCGGCGACGAGAACGGCCTGGGTGGCATCTTCAACTTCGTCACCAAGCGCGGCGACTGCCGCGGCGACCGCTCGAAGATCTCCTGGACCCAGGTCGAGACCGGCTCGGCGATCACCTGGAAATACCCGAGCTGCATCCTGCGCGGCAACGACACGGTGGGCGAGTTCTACTCCATCGCCATCGCCAACAATTTCCAGCAGGCCGACACCGGCACCAAGATGATCCATCTGGGCAAGAACACGCGCAGCCGGATCATCTCCAAGGGCATCAGCGCCGGCAAGGCGCAGAACACCTATCGCGGCCTGGTCAGCGTGCATCCCAAGGCCTCGAACGCGCGCAACTACACCCAATGCGATTCGCTGCTGATCGGCGGCAAGTGCGGCGCCCACACCGTGCCCTATATCGAGAGCCGCAATCCGAGTGCGCGCATCGAGCACGAAGCCACGACCTCGAAGATCGCCGAGGACCAGCTCTTCTACTGCTTGCAGCGCGGCATTCCGCAGGAAGAGGCGGTGGCGCTGATCGTCAACGGCTTCTGCAAGGAAGTCCTGCAGCAGCTCCCCATGGAATTCGCCGTCGAAGCGCAGAAGCTCGTCGGCATTTCGCTTGAGGGGAGCGTCGGATGA
- a CDS encoding anhydro-N-acetylmuramic acid kinase encodes MADVQKIIGLMSGTSLDGVDAALVETDGEDVAVPGPALGLPYDPAMRAMLRQALDDAQTVAAGAPVPYSIREAERRLTEVHAEAVQALLKKAGLSPRQVALIGFHGQTILHRPAQRWTWQIGDGALLARLTGIAVVNDFRSADVKAGGQGAPLVPLYHAALVGKAARYELPIVLVNIGGVANVTYIGRDEVLAFDTGPGNAPIDDWMHRHSGVPVDEGGEFARTGKVNDAALDKMLENPFFALTPPKSLDRLDFGAAAVEGLSPQDGAATLTAFTAASIAKAREHFAEMPNAWIVCGGGRHNRTLMDGLRARVNAPVLSAEDAGWNGDFIEAEAFAYLAARSVKGLPLSLPTTTGVKEPMTGGKLHRAG; translated from the coding sequence ATGGCCGATGTTCAGAAAATCATAGGTCTCATGAGCGGAACGTCGCTCGACGGCGTCGACGCCGCGCTGGTTGAGACCGATGGCGAGGACGTCGCCGTGCCCGGTCCCGCCCTGGGCCTGCCTTACGATCCCGCGATGCGCGCCATGCTCCGCCAGGCGCTGGACGACGCGCAGACCGTCGCCGCCGGCGCGCCGGTGCCGTATTCGATCCGCGAGGCCGAACGCCGGCTGACCGAAGTCCATGCCGAAGCCGTCCAGGCGCTCCTCAAGAAGGCCGGCCTCAGTCCTCGCCAGGTCGCACTGATCGGCTTCCACGGCCAGACCATCCTGCACCGCCCCGCCCAGCGCTGGACCTGGCAGATCGGCGATGGCGCGCTGCTGGCGCGGCTGACCGGCATCGCCGTGGTCAACGACTTCCGCTCCGCGGACGTGAAGGCCGGCGGGCAGGGGGCGCCGCTCGTTCCGCTCTATCACGCGGCGCTTGTCGGAAAGGCGGCGCGCTACGAGCTTCCCATCGTTCTGGTGAATATCGGCGGCGTCGCCAACGTCACTTATATCGGCAGGGACGAGGTGCTCGCCTTCGACACCGGTCCCGGCAACGCGCCGATCGACGACTGGATGCACCGCCACAGCGGTGTGCCGGTGGATGAGGGCGGCGAATTCGCCCGCACTGGCAAGGTGAACGACGCGGCGTTGGACAAGATGCTCGAGAACCCGTTCTTCGCCCTGACGCCGCCCAAATCGCTCGACCGCCTGGATTTCGGCGCGGCGGCGGTCGAGGGCCTGTCGCCGCAGGACGGCGCGGCGACGCTTACCGCCTTCACGGCCGCTTCCATCGCAAAGGCGCGCGAGCATTTCGCCGAGATGCCCAATGCCTGGATCGTCTGCGGCGGCGGCCGCCACAACAGGACGCTGATGGACGGCCTGCGGGCCCGGGTGAACGCGCCGGTGCTCAGCGCCGAGGATGCGGGCTGGAACGGCGATTTCATCGAGGCGGAGGCTTTCGCCTATCTCGCGGCCCGTTCGGTGAAGGGCTTGCCGCTCTCCCTGCCGACCACGACGGGCGTGAAGGAACCGATGACGGGCGGCAAGCTGCACCGGGCAGGTTGA
- a CDS encoding cysteine desulfurase family protein, with protein sequence MAYLDHNATSPLRPEARAAVERALAVGGNPSSVHGAGRAARALVEAARDQVAALAGARAQDVIFTGGGSEANALALWGAVQGAAEAGARITRLFVSAVEHDSILANACAIAERVPGIRLEYVPVAADGAVDLEAFRVLLREGKGRALVAVMAANNETGVIQPLAEVARLMAEHESYLFVDAIQAAGKIDLPSAHYLTLSAHKLGGPQGIGALVVREGAPLAPLILGGGQERGQRAGTENVAGIAGFGAAAAAATPLSSLLRDRFEAELRTVVPDAVVFGAAAPRLPNTSNFALPGIAAETAVMALDLDGVMVSSGSACSSGKVRSSHVLKAMGVSDALAASALRVSFGWNSPEADVDAALAAIAKLTARVARKAA encoded by the coding sequence ATGGCCTATCTGGATCACAATGCGACGTCGCCGCTGCGCCCCGAAGCCCGCGCTGCGGTGGAGCGCGCCTTGGCCGTGGGCGGCAACCCATCCTCCGTGCACGGAGCAGGGCGCGCCGCCCGCGCGCTGGTCGAAGCGGCGCGCGACCAAGTCGCCGCGCTGGCCGGCGCCCGGGCGCAGGACGTGATCTTCACCGGTGGCGGCAGCGAGGCGAACGCACTGGCGCTGTGGGGCGCGGTGCAGGGGGCTGCCGAGGCAGGTGCCCGCATCACCCGTCTGTTCGTCAGCGCCGTCGAACACGACTCGATCCTCGCCAACGCTTGCGCGATCGCCGAACGCGTCCCTGGCATCCGGCTCGAATACGTCCCGGTCGCCGCGGACGGCGCGGTCGATCTCGAAGCCTTCCGCGTCCTGCTGCGCGAAGGCAAAGGCCGTGCGCTGGTCGCCGTGATGGCCGCGAACAACGAGACCGGCGTGATCCAGCCGCTGGCCGAGGTCGCGAGGCTCATGGCCGAGCACGAAAGCTATCTCTTCGTCGACGCCATCCAGGCCGCCGGCAAGATCGATCTGCCGTCGGCGCACTATCTCACGCTCTCCGCCCACAAGCTCGGTGGCCCGCAAGGCATCGGCGCGCTGGTCGTGCGCGAGGGCGCGCCGCTCGCGCCGCTGATCCTCGGCGGCGGACAGGAACGCGGCCAGCGCGCCGGCACCGAGAATGTCGCCGGCATCGCCGGTTTCGGCGCCGCTGCTGCGGCCGCCACGCCGCTGTCGTCCCTCTTGCGCGACCGCTTCGAAGCCGAATTGCGGACGGTCGTTCCGGACGCCGTCGTCTTCGGCGCCGCCGCGCCGCGTCTGCCGAACACCTCGAACTTCGCGCTGCCCGGCATTGCGGCCGAGACCGCGGTGATGGCGCTCGACCTCGACGGCGTGATGGTCAGCTCCGGCTCCGCCTGCTCCTCCGGCAAGGTGAGATCGTCCCATGTCCTGAAGGCGATGGGCGTCTCCGACGCGCTCGCCGCGTCTGCGCTGCGCGTCAGTTTCGGGTGGAATTCGCCCGAAGCGGACGTCGATGCGGCGCTTGCCGCCATCGCCAAGCTCACGGCGCGTGTCGCGCGAAAGGCCGCCTGA
- a CDS encoding alpha/beta hydrolase has protein sequence MKPHPEGPMPDIILPGPAGRIEARYQRQKAPGAPMALVLHPHPQFGGTMNNPLVYDLFHMFHKLGCTTVRFNFRGVGRSQGTFDSGSGELSDAAAVLDWMNTLYPNPSNVWVCGISFGAWIGMQLLMRRPEITGFVSIAPPASMYDFAFLAPCPASGLIVHGTKDQVVPEPDVQKLVDRLTAQKGIKITYDKIEGANHFFDKHEADVVEAVEGYVHNMMSKPREGR, from the coding sequence TTGAAGCCCCACCCGGAAGGCCCCATGCCTGATATCATCCTGCCCGGCCCCGCCGGTCGCATCGAAGCCCGCTATCAGCGCCAAAAGGCGCCTGGAGCGCCCATGGCGCTGGTGCTGCATCCCCATCCGCAGTTCGGGGGCACGATGAACAATCCGCTGGTCTACGACCTGTTTCACATGTTCCACAAGCTGGGTTGCACCACGGTGCGGTTCAATTTCCGCGGCGTCGGCCGCAGCCAGGGGACGTTCGATTCCGGCTCCGGCGAATTGTCCGACGCGGCGGCGGTGCTCGACTGGATGAACACGCTCTATCCCAACCCGTCGAATGTCTGGGTGTGCGGGATCTCGTTCGGGGCGTGGATCGGGATGCAGCTCCTGATGCGGCGGCCCGAGATCACCGGCTTCGTGTCGATCGCGCCGCCGGCCTCGATGTACGACTTCGCCTTCCTCGCGCCCTGCCCCGCTTCCGGCCTGATCGTGCACGGCACGAAGGACCAGGTGGTACCGGAGCCCGACGTGCAGAAGCTGGTCGACCGGCTGACCGCGCAGAAGGGCATCAAGATCACCTACGACAAGATCGAAGGCGCCAACCACTTCTTCGACAAGCACGAGGCCGATGTGGTGGAAGCCGTCGAAGGCTATGTCCACAACATGATGAGCAAGCCGCGCGAGGGGCGCTGA
- a CDS encoding cysteine desulfurase gives MTAQGKIATAFDPAAARADFEILSKQIYGKKLVYLDNGASAQKPRQVLDAMRDFASGEYANVHRGVHYLSAKATDRYEAARRTVQKFLNAAHEDEIVFTKGGTEAINLVAASYLAPRIQPGDEIVLSVMEHHSNIVPWHFLRERQGAVLRWVDVRDDGGLDIEALDAAIGPKTRLVAITHISNVLGTTTPLKEIAARAHAKGVPVLADGCQGAVHEIVDVRDLDVDFYVLTGHKLYGPTGIGALYGKRALLKQMRPYNGGGEMIREVTRDIVTYADPPARFEAGTPPIIESIGLAAALDYMNSFDRLAVKAHEHDLLAYAREGVRQFNWLRVIGDAPGKAAILSFETEGMHAHDLATILDREGVAVRAGHHCAQPLMERFGVASTTRASFALYNTCAEVDVMLDALAKARKILG, from the coding sequence ATGACCGCGCAGGGCAAGATCGCTACCGCCTTCGATCCGGCCGCCGCCCGCGCCGATTTCGAAATTCTGTCGAAGCAGATCTACGGCAAGAAGCTGGTCTATCTCGACAACGGCGCCAGCGCACAGAAGCCGCGCCAGGTGCTCGACGCCATGCGCGATTTCGCGTCCGGCGAATACGCCAACGTCCATCGCGGCGTGCACTATCTCTCGGCCAAGGCGACCGACCGCTACGAAGCCGCCCGCCGCACCGTGCAGAAATTCCTGAACGCCGCGCATGAAGACGAGATCGTCTTCACCAAGGGCGGCACCGAGGCGATCAATTTGGTCGCCGCCTCCTATCTCGCCCCCCGCATCCAGCCCGGCGACGAAATCGTGCTGAGCGTGATGGAGCACCACTCCAACATCGTCCCCTGGCACTTTCTGCGTGAGCGCCAAGGCGCCGTGCTGCGCTGGGTCGACGTCCGCGACGATGGCGGCCTCGACATTGAGGCGCTCGATGCCGCCATCGGTCCGAAGACCAGGCTCGTCGCCATCACGCACATTTCCAACGTGCTCGGCACGACCACACCGCTCAAGGAGATCGCCGCCCGCGCCCACGCCAAGGGCGTGCCGGTTCTGGCCGATGGCTGCCAGGGCGCGGTGCATGAGATCGTGGATGTCCGCGATCTCGACGTCGATTTCTACGTCCTGACCGGCCACAAGCTCTACGGCCCCACCGGCATCGGCGCGCTTTACGGCAAGCGCGCGCTGCTCAAGCAGATGCGCCCCTACAATGGCGGCGGCGAGATGATCCGCGAGGTCACGCGCGACATCGTCACCTATGCCGATCCGCCCGCCCGCTTCGAGGCCGGCACGCCGCCGATCATCGAAAGCATCGGCCTCGCCGCCGCGCTCGACTACATGAACTCCTTCGACCGCCTCGCGGTGAAGGCGCATGAGCACGATCTGCTCGCCTACGCCCGCGAGGGCGTGCGCCAGTTCAACTGGCTGCGCGTGATCGGCGACGCGCCCGGCAAGGCGGCGATCCTCTCCTTCGAGACCGAGGGCATGCACGCTCACGACCTCGCCACCATCCTCGACCGCGAAGGCGTCGCGGTGCGCGCCGGCCATCACTGCGCCCAGCCGCTGATGGAGCGCTTCGGCGTCGCCTCCACCACCCGCGCGAGCTTCGCGCTCTACAACACCTGCGCCGAGGTCGACGTCATGCTGGACGCATTGGCGAAGGCCAGGAAGATATTGGGCTAG
- the sufC gene encoding Fe-S cluster assembly ATPase SufC — protein sequence MLEIKDLHVAVDGKEILKGLTLSIAAGQVHAIMGPNGSGKSTLSYVLAGRAGYDVTSGSITYNGEDLTALAPEQRASKGVFLAMQYPVEIPGVTTLTFLKTALNAQRRARGEKEVDAMTVLKTVRARAAALKVSEEMLKRALNVGFSGGEKKRLEILQMSLFEPKLAILDETDSGLDIDALKLVAEGVNALRSPDRAMLVITHYQRLLDYIVPDRIHVLAKGRIVAEGGKELAHELEAKGYEHIVGKAA from the coding sequence ATGCTTGAAATCAAAGACCTCCACGTCGCCGTCGACGGCAAGGAAATCCTCAAAGGGCTGACGCTCTCCATCGCGGCGGGGCAGGTGCACGCCATCATGGGGCCGAACGGCTCGGGCAAGTCGACGCTGTCCTATGTGCTGGCCGGCCGCGCCGGCTACGATGTTACCTCGGGCTCGATCACCTACAATGGCGAAGACCTGACCGCGCTGGCGCCGGAACAGCGCGCGTCCAAGGGCGTCTTTCTCGCCATGCAATACCCGGTCGAGATCCCCGGCGTCACCACGCTCACCTTCCTCAAGACCGCGCTCAACGCGCAGCGCCGGGCCCGCGGCGAGAAGGAAGTCGACGCGATGACGGTGCTCAAGACCGTCCGCGCCCGCGCCGCCGCGCTGAAGGTCAGCGAGGAGATGCTCAAGCGCGCCCTCAATGTCGGCTTCTCCGGCGGCGAGAAGAAGCGGCTCGAGATCCTCCAGATGTCCCTGTTCGAGCCGAAGCTGGCCATTCTGGACGAAACCGATTCCGGCCTCGACATCGACGCGCTGAAGCTGGTCGCCGAGGGAGTCAACGCGCTGCGCAGCCCGGACCGCGCCATGCTGGTCATCACGCATTACCAGCGCCTGCTCGACTACATCGTGCCCGACCGCATCCACGTCCTCGCCAAAGGCCGCATCGTCGCCGAGGGCGGCAAGGAGCTGGCGCACGAGCTGGAAGCCAAGGGCTACGAGCACATCGTGGGCAAGGCGGCATGA